Proteins encoded in a region of the Pseudanabaena sp. BC1403 genome:
- the hslO gene encoding Hsp33 family molecular chaperone HslO codes for MNDRLIRALTADGRVRVIGVNITQSLNEAHRRHQLSAVATAALGRAMSASLLLASNMKQAQARVNVRIAGDGGLGLVYADAGFDGTVRGFVTNPKFELPPLADGQQNVSQGIGHTGFFKVMRDVGYGEPYSSTVELIAGDIANDVAWYLASSEQTYSKLMLTEVIEQDRDDAPVKVAAGILLQIMPKATLRAAKTANLSQEDLLSQLDAKSDTQKFMDLLLQGKAITEVMTEIFADMHLDILPMSKDVTFSCPCSMERVLAAMKMFGEEDLRSMIAEDKGAEATCHFCGEVYHATTEQLSNLIADLQVVNT; via the coding sequence ATGAACGATCGCTTAATTCGCGCCCTCACCGCCGACGGACGAGTCCGTGTCATTGGCGTGAATATTACCCAATCCCTTAATGAGGCTCATCGCCGCCATCAGTTATCAGCGGTTGCCACGGCAGCACTTGGTCGTGCCATGAGTGCCAGCTTGTTGCTTGCTTCAAATATGAAGCAAGCTCAAGCCAGAGTCAATGTCAGAATTGCGGGTGATGGTGGACTGGGCTTAGTCTATGCCGATGCAGGATTTGATGGGACAGTACGCGGTTTTGTCACCAACCCCAAATTTGAATTACCTCCCCTTGCTGATGGTCAACAAAACGTTAGCCAAGGCATTGGGCATACAGGCTTTTTCAAAGTTATGCGCGATGTTGGATATGGTGAACCCTACAGCAGCACCGTCGAATTAATTGCGGGTGATATCGCCAATGATGTTGCATGGTACTTAGCTTCGTCTGAGCAAACTTATTCTAAGCTCATGCTTACGGAAGTAATTGAGCAAGATCGTGACGACGCTCCCGTAAAGGTTGCCGCTGGAATCTTATTGCAGATTATGCCTAAAGCCACGCTTCGGGCAGCGAAGACAGCCAACCTTTCTCAAGAAGATTTGCTGAGCCAACTGGATGCCAAAAGTGATACGCAAAAATTCATGGACTTGCTACTCCAAGGCAAAGCGATCACAGAGGTGATGACTGAGATATTTGCCGATATGCATCTCGATATTTTGCCAATGAGTAAAGATGTCACATTTAGTTGTCCTTGCTCGATGGAGCGAGTGCTAGCAGCGATGAAAATGTTTGGTGAAGAAGATTTGCGATCGATGATTGCCGAGGACAAAGGTGCAGAAGCAACTTGTCATTTCTGTGGTGAGGTTTATCATGCTACTACCGAGCAGTTAAGCAATTTAATTGCTGATTTACAGGTTGTAAATACCTAG
- a CDS encoding Uma2 family endonuclease, whose translation MIAVPQNYFSADEYLRWEEQQEEKHEYIDGQVYAMAGASENHVDITTNLTVILSNHLRGKDCKLFPSDMRLNIASKKIYYYPDLLVTCDERDRFNKKQKNYPCLIIEVLSESTESKDRGVKFANYQTIQSLQEYVLISQWEQRVEVFRRSEKFWVLQTYTVGELIELQSINLQISIDAIYEDVDLLAASSEASSEAILEAILDI comes from the coding sequence ATGATTGCCGTACCTCAGAACTATTTCTCTGCCGATGAATATTTGCGATGGGAAGAACAGCAAGAAGAAAAGCATGAGTATATCGATGGGCAAGTTTATGCGATGGCGGGAGCTAGTGAGAATCATGTTGATATCACCACTAACTTAACTGTGATACTTTCCAATCATTTGCGTGGTAAAGATTGCAAGCTGTTTCCTTCAGATATGCGCTTAAACATTGCTTCAAAAAAGATTTACTATTACCCCGATCTTTTGGTGACTTGTGATGAACGCGATCGCTTCAATAAAAAACAAAAAAATTATCCCTGTTTAATTATTGAAGTGCTATCGGAATCAACAGAGTCAAAGGATCGCGGTGTTAAGTTTGCTAATTATCAAACCATCCAATCATTACAGGAATATGTATTGATCAGCCAATGGGAACAGCGTGTGGAAGTATTTCGCCGCAGTGAGAAGTTCTGGGTACTGCAAACCTATACCGTAGGAGAATTGATCGAATTGCAAAGTATAAATCTCCAGATTTCCATTGATGCAATTTATGAAGATGTCGATTTATTAGCAGCAAGTTCAGAAGCAAGTTCAGAAGCAATTTTAGAAGCAATTTTAGATATATAA
- a CDS encoding S-methyl-5'-thioadenosine phosphorylase, producing the protein MTVNAQIGIIGGSGLYKMSALTDIQEINIDTPFGKTSDAFIYGKLSGTPVLFLARHGRSHHLLPTEVPYRANIYALKSLGVEYIISASAVGSLQEYARPLDIVLPDQFIDRTTSRISTFFGEGVVAHVAFAEPICKSLLAVLASSAEAVDLGRNKVHKGGIYLCMEGPAFSTKAESLLHRSWGAKVIGMTNVTEAKLAREAEISYATIALVTDYDCWHDDHESVTVEMIIQNLHKNAVNAQTVIQNAVAKIAANPPRSEAHHALKTSILTDLSKVSDASRDRLKVILQKYL; encoded by the coding sequence ATGACAGTTAACGCACAAATTGGCATTATTGGCGGCAGTGGACTCTACAAAATGTCGGCTCTGACTGATATTCAAGAAATTAATATTGATACTCCCTTTGGCAAAACTTCAGATGCATTTATCTATGGCAAATTGTCTGGAACTCCTGTGCTGTTTCTGGCACGACATGGGCGATCGCACCATTTGCTCCCCACAGAAGTCCCCTATCGCGCCAATATCTACGCTCTTAAAAGTTTAGGCGTGGAATATATCATTTCTGCCTCAGCAGTTGGCTCCTTACAAGAATATGCCCGACCTCTAGATATTGTCCTACCCGATCAGTTTATCGATCGCACCACTAGCCGTATCTCTACATTCTTTGGGGAAGGAGTTGTTGCCCATGTTGCCTTTGCTGAGCCAATTTGCAAATCTCTTCTCGCAGTATTAGCATCATCCGCAGAAGCAGTAGATTTAGGGCGCAACAAGGTACATAAAGGGGGAATTTATCTTTGTATGGAGGGGCCAGCTTTTTCGACTAAGGCAGAATCTCTACTCCATCGTAGTTGGGGAGCTAAGGTCATTGGCATGACTAATGTCACTGAGGCAAAGCTTGCCCGCGAGGCAGAAATTTCCTATGCCACGATCGCATTAGTCACTGATTATGACTGTTGGCATGATGATCATGAAAGTGTAACTGTGGAGATGATCATCCAAAATTTACATAAAAATGCGGTCAATGCACAAACCGTAATTCAAAACGCTGTAGCAAAAATTGCGGCTAATCCCCCAAGATCTGAAGCGCATCATGCTTTGAAAACTTCGATCTTGACGGATTTGAGTAAGGTGTCTGACGCAAGTCGCGATCGCTTAAAAGTGATTTTGCAAAAGTACCTGTAA
- a CDS encoding CO2 hydration protein: MTATLTETTTKLPPSTHPYAEVIHRLEAGGSMLPDTPENLMQIIGLYKAYAVPMDFYWRDLLYIAEQVFLEPIPAFKYFLPQEYLDLPNHYAGDTADLRLWRGYATAHQELLDFMDKGELKAKIPKIFHHLYHDRINMEFAEECMRAMLWHRGMGGELEPYMDSEEYKQNADRAIRAFFKNNPVMLGLYKLFPDMFLEQCRQSTMTSVLGLFWEIMAPVFFEMSDIYDEGGFKGVPDAMDFLVNGIFAIAGRPIYHRVKIGDEWIDIVPKSKGFTWLYEAAFPYVEAVFYRTSPFRGTKSYNAQAHEIPNDQNDFHYGILYADKFPVGSAGIPPTLLHQDMYHFLPQYLVDYYKQHCRGEDDMLIQLAVSFQRSMYNVTSAVIQAGRAALLYPLDDPNPKHLLANRHYFEGQLNRFCNPKYGMDKAARIAMIQDQNYR; encoded by the coding sequence ATGACAGCTACTTTAACGGAAACCACAACCAAACTACCGCCTTCCACACATCCCTACGCAGAAGTCATTCATCGCCTCGAAGCAGGTGGATCGATGTTGCCTGATACGCCTGAGAATCTCATGCAGATTATCGGACTTTACAAAGCATATGCTGTACCGATGGATTTCTATTGGCGGGATTTACTATACATAGCTGAACAAGTATTTTTAGAGCCAATTCCTGCCTTTAAATATTTTCTTCCCCAAGAATATTTAGATTTGCCTAATCACTATGCTGGCGATACTGCTGATTTGCGTCTCTGGCGTGGATATGCGACAGCGCATCAGGAATTATTAGACTTCATGGATAAGGGAGAACTCAAAGCCAAAATCCCCAAGATTTTTCATCATCTCTATCACGATCGCATCAATATGGAGTTTGCGGAAGAATGTATGCGGGCAATGCTCTGGCATCGAGGCATGGGCGGTGAGTTAGAGCCTTACATGGATTCTGAAGAATATAAGCAGAATGCCGATCGCGCCATTCGGGCTTTCTTTAAAAATAACCCTGTGATGTTGGGACTATACAAGCTTTTTCCTGATATGTTCCTAGAGCAATGTCGTCAGTCAACCATGACTTCGGTTCTTGGGCTATTTTGGGAAATCATGGCTCCCGTGTTCTTTGAGATGTCGGATATTTACGATGAAGGTGGCTTTAAGGGCGTGCCCGATGCGATGGATTTCTTGGTAAATGGGATTTTTGCGATCGCAGGTCGTCCCATTTATCACCGCGTCAAGATTGGCGATGAATGGATTGATATTGTCCCCAAATCTAAGGGATTTACTTGGCTCTATGAGGCAGCTTTTCCCTATGTGGAGGCAGTGTTTTACCGCACTTCCCCATTCCGTGGCACAAAGTCCTACAATGCCCAAGCCCACGAAATTCCTAACGATCAGAATGATTTCCACTATGGGATTTTATATGCGGATAAGTTCCCCGTTGGTTCCGCAGGTATTCCGCCCACATTGCTGCATCAAGACATGTATCATTTCTTGCCACAATATCTGGTGGACTATTACAAACAGCATTGTCGCGGTGAAGATGACATGTTAATTCAGTTAGCTGTCAGTTTTCAGCGATCGATGTACAACGTTACTTCGGCTGTAATTCAGGCGGGAAGAGCGGCGTTGCTTTATCCTTTAGATGATCCTAATCCTAAACATCTTTTGGCAAATCGTCATTATTTTGAAGGGCAACTGAATCGATTCTGCAATCCTAAATATGGCATGGATAAGGCTGCCAGAATAGCAATGATTCAGGATCAGAATTATCGGTAA
- a CDS encoding cytochrome c, with product MTKDTDVVADTTSEQALQSSEAKSSLKTGIAIAVTFVIVAIAIIFWILRPPIDQYTQSVLNLSGDPVQGRSIFVMNCVACHGQWANGKVGPNLHGVSDRKSDARIVKQVVSGETPPMPQFQPSPQDMADLLSYLKQL from the coding sequence TTGACAAAGGATACTGATGTGGTTGCAGATACGACATCAGAGCAAGCCTTGCAATCGTCTGAGGCAAAGTCGTCTCTAAAAACTGGCATAGCGATCGCTGTCACTTTTGTTATCGTCGCGATCGCAATTATCTTCTGGATATTGAGACCGCCAATCGATCAGTATACTCAATCAGTTTTAAATCTATCAGGAGATCCCGTGCAGGGACGTTCGATTTTTGTGATGAACTGTGTGGCTTGTCATGGGCAATGGGCTAATGGCAAAGTGGGCCCGAATCTGCATGGTGTATCCGATCGTAAGTCTGATGCACGTATAGTTAAGCAAGTTGTAAGTGGTGAAACTCCACCAATGCCGCAGTTTCAGCCAAGTCCGCAGGATATGGCAGATTTATTAAGTTATCTCAAGCAGCTATAA
- a CDS encoding cyclic nucleotide-binding domain-containing protein, with translation MFGQLSERRMHLIRWILTIAWLLIIASLFYDPWSPQFTVPNHPWSPLRLTDSCISVQGNCLVEQPYALGTTVFWGAVVPAAIFILLVFGHEVWRRICPLSFLSQIPRALGWQRQFKRENAKTGKVRYELAKVKPDSWLGKNYPYVQFGWLFAGLCGRILFFNADRLILALWILTTIAAAIAVGYLYGGKSWCNYFCPMAPVQRVYSEPGGLFSSSAHTSDQLITQSMCRTVMPDGKEQSACVACQNPCLDIDSERVYWDGLSKPEESLLRYGYVGLVTGYFVYYYLYAGNWDYYFSGAWARQTDQLATLFSAGFYLFGQAISIPKLIAVPLTLGVFTAVGYLLGRWIEKRIRIYSGDRHLNLSREVIRHRIFTICTFTIFNFFFIFGGRPLVALMPLWGQYIYDLGLVLLSTLWVYKTWQRSPDLYSRENLASRFRKQLEKLQLNVSQFLEGRSLSDLNTHEVYILAKVLPSFTREKRHTAYKGVVREALEEGYVDSSSSLEVLQQLRQELGITDDEHREVLEELGIEDPQLLNPDHKRSLENQIRLTGYRKSMERLMLLQKQQFDNSSDTLLEQNSAQVRALRRQYAINPQEEAWILDGISPETGNLRRAEFLVAQLPSLIFCYRALHQPIIQEHQTVLRLLWDSITHKKELIIRTILGTLETFPNDANAIAIAQQLGQLAPAVLVEALESENWSDRLSLEILQCLHPSQGQATVCQIDYSIEEILRSLEPLLDDQNPLMQAACLYITAQLNLEKSKAIARNYSLQTSSLVQETAKIVLSLSESSPPLTAFPMLEKVAHLFNSDFFHRMHGETLVGLADRAEVRAFTTNEVITEAGDTCRELLLVITGSAKINFYSQGEVVRVEHLKSGQTLDELEVLAHSDSQNTIIADSEVTRILAVPVDAFDAFLDRDRDFARRVLELESRQLQKFMRSFQSI, from the coding sequence ATGTTTGGACAGCTATCTGAACGGCGAATGCATTTGATTCGCTGGATTTTAACGATCGCATGGCTTTTGATCATCGCGTCGTTATTCTACGATCCTTGGTCTCCTCAATTTACAGTCCCCAACCATCCTTGGAGTCCATTAAGGTTAACTGATAGTTGCATCTCTGTACAAGGTAACTGCTTAGTAGAACAACCCTACGCCCTTGGCACAACCGTATTCTGGGGAGCAGTTGTCCCTGCGGCGATCTTCATTTTGTTGGTATTTGGGCATGAGGTATGGCGGCGGATTTGTCCGCTCTCATTTTTATCGCAAATCCCTCGCGCCTTGGGTTGGCAGCGTCAATTTAAACGCGAAAATGCCAAAACTGGCAAGGTTCGCTATGAGTTAGCCAAGGTAAAGCCTGACTCTTGGTTAGGTAAAAACTATCCCTATGTGCAGTTTGGCTGGTTATTTGCGGGACTATGTGGCAGGATTTTATTTTTTAATGCCGATCGCTTAATTCTCGCTCTATGGATATTGACGACGATTGCTGCTGCGATCGCAGTTGGCTATCTCTACGGTGGCAAATCTTGGTGCAATTACTTTTGTCCGATGGCTCCTGTACAGCGCGTTTACAGTGAACCAGGGGGACTATTTAGCAGCAGTGCTCACACTAGCGATCAGTTGATTACGCAATCGATGTGTCGAACTGTAATGCCCGATGGTAAAGAGCAAAGTGCCTGTGTGGCTTGTCAAAATCCTTGTTTGGATATCGACTCTGAGCGGGTGTATTGGGATGGCTTGAGCAAGCCTGAAGAATCTTTGCTGAGATATGGTTATGTGGGTTTAGTGACTGGTTATTTTGTCTATTACTATCTCTATGCAGGTAATTGGGATTATTATTTCTCTGGTGCATGGGCAAGGCAGACGGATCAATTGGCAACCTTGTTTAGTGCAGGGTTCTATCTATTTGGGCAAGCGATTAGTATTCCCAAATTAATTGCTGTCCCTTTAACGCTGGGCGTTTTTACCGCAGTTGGGTATTTATTAGGTCGCTGGATTGAAAAAAGGATCAGGATTTACAGTGGCGATCGCCATCTCAATCTATCTAGAGAAGTCATTCGTCATCGTATTTTTACTATTTGTACATTTACAATTTTCAACTTCTTCTTTATTTTTGGCGGTCGCCCGTTAGTCGCTTTGATGCCACTTTGGGGGCAATACATCTATGATTTGGGATTAGTTCTGCTCAGTACGCTTTGGGTGTATAAAACTTGGCAGCGTAGCCCCGACCTCTATTCACGGGAGAATTTAGCCAGTCGCTTCCGTAAGCAATTAGAGAAGTTGCAACTTAATGTTTCCCAGTTTTTAGAAGGGCGATCGCTCAGCGATTTGAATACCCATGAAGTTTATATCTTGGCAAAGGTTTTGCCTAGCTTCACTAGAGAAAAGCGCCACACTGCCTATAAAGGAGTGGTGCGCGAAGCCTTGGAAGAAGGATATGTCGATTCCTCCAGCAGTTTAGAAGTCTTGCAACAATTACGCCAAGAACTCGGAATTACTGATGATGAACACCGTGAAGTACTAGAAGAACTAGGCATCGAAGATCCACAGTTGCTAAACCCTGATCATAAACGTAGTCTAGAAAATCAAATTCGCTTGACAGGCTATCGCAAATCGATGGAGCGATTGATGCTATTGCAAAAGCAACAGTTTGATAACTCTTCCGATACTTTACTTGAACAAAACTCAGCTCAAGTGCGAGCCTTACGCCGCCAATATGCGATTAATCCGCAGGAAGAAGCTTGGATTTTGGATGGCATTTCCCCCGAAACAGGAAACCTGCGTAGAGCCGAGTTTTTAGTCGCTCAGTTGCCATCTTTGATTTTCTGTTATCGCGCTTTACATCAGCCGATCATCCAAGAGCATCAGACTGTGCTGAGACTTTTGTGGGATAGCATTACTCACAAAAAGGAATTAATTATTCGCACTATTTTAGGAACTCTAGAGACTTTTCCAAATGATGCCAATGCGATCGCAATTGCTCAACAGTTAGGGCAATTAGCGCCAGCAGTTTTGGTGGAAGCCTTAGAATCTGAGAACTGGAGCGATCGCTTATCTCTAGAGATACTTCAATGTTTACATCCATCGCAGGGACAAGCAACTGTCTGCCAGATCGATTATTCGATTGAGGAGATTTTGCGATCGCTAGAGCCTTTACTGGATGATCAAAATCCTTTGATGCAAGCTGCTTGTTTGTATATCACCGCCCAACTGAATCTTGAGAAAAGCAAGGCGATCGCCCGTAATTACAGTCTGCAAACTTCGAGCTTAGTGCAGGAGACGGCTAAGATCGTACTCTCGCTGTCTGAGAGTTCCCCACCGCTCACGGCATTTCCGATGTTAGAGAAAGTAGCGCATCTCTTTAATAGCGATTTCTTCCATCGAATGCATGGTGAGACATTGGTGGGACTTGCCGATCGCGCTGAGGTGAGAGCCTTTACGACTAATGAGGTGATTACGGAAGCAGGCGATACTTGTCGTGAGTTGTTGCTGGTAATCACTGGCTCGGCGAAGATTAATTTCTATTCGCAGGGTGAGGTAGTGCGTGTTGAGCATCTTAAGTCTGGACAAACTCTAGATGAGCTAGAGGTTTTAGCCCATAGTGATTCTCAAAATACAATTATTGCTGATAGTGAGGTTACGCGAATTTTGGCGGTTCCTGTGGATGCCTTTGATGCTTTTCTAGATCGCGATCGAGATTTTGCCCGTCGTGTTTTAGAGCTAGAAAGCCGCCAACTCCAAAAATTTATGCGATCGTTCCAGTCTATATAG
- the rph gene encoding ribonuclease PH, with translation MSDLPIIQRPDGRAWDQLRPVQLQRHFTKAPAGSVLAKFGDTQLICTVSIEEGVPKFLTGSNQGWLTAEYRMMPASTIPRQQREFMKLSGRTQEIQRLIGRSLRAALDMTAIANYTFTVDIDVLQADGGTRTGGITGGFVALKAACDRLLSEGKITRSPIKKAVAAVSVGLLDGLPILDLDYKEDVAVSVDLNVVMDSTGKLIEVQGTGESDTFSRSQLNQMLDVAEKGIGELLKIQL, from the coding sequence ATGAGTGATTTACCGATTATCCAACGTCCTGACGGGAGAGCTTGGGATCAACTGCGTCCTGTGCAGTTGCAGAGGCACTTTACCAAAGCACCTGCGGGTTCAGTATTGGCAAAATTTGGTGATACCCAACTGATCTGTACCGTTAGCATCGAAGAAGGCGTACCCAAATTTCTCACTGGTAGTAATCAAGGTTGGCTGACTGCCGAATATCGGATGATGCCTGCGTCAACAATTCCGCGTCAACAGCGTGAATTTATGAAACTATCAGGACGCACTCAAGAAATTCAAAGATTGATCGGTCGCAGTCTCAGAGCTGCGTTAGATATGACCGCGATCGCAAATTATACATTTACCGTGGATATTGATGTGCTGCAAGCCGATGGTGGCACACGCACAGGTGGGATCACAGGTGGATTTGTGGCTTTAAAAGCAGCCTGCGATCGCCTACTCAGTGAAGGCAAAATCACCAGATCTCCTATTAAGAAAGCAGTAGCGGCTGTATCGGTTGGTTTGTTAGATGGTTTGCCAATCTTGGATCTAGATTACAAAGAAGACGTTGCTGTAAGCGTTGATCTCAATGTGGTCATGGACAGCACAGGGAAATTGATCGAGGTGCAAGGCACTGGCGAATCTGATACATTCTCGCGATCGCAGCTTAACCAAATGCTAGATGTCGCCGAAAAGGGGATTGGGGAATTGCTGAAAATACAACTATAA
- a CDS encoding IS110 family transposase encodes MNNNNEVYDVLGIDISKAKFDVALIQGNAKIKNKVFANNPEGFAELQEWLNLQSITNLHGCMEATSTYGNALARFLVGLGYKVSIVNPSRPKAFGKSELSRTKTDRADAKVIARFCAALKPAPWTPPALEIEQLQALVHRLDSLTAMQQQEQNRLATADPILVEAINSHIDFLKEQIEMTKKLIRQHFDQYPHLKSQRDLLTSIPGIAELTATVLLAEIRDISAFDTADQLAAFAGLTPREFSSGSSIHGKPRLSKIGNSRLRKALFMPAIVARRYNSPIAAFCDRLTAKGKSKMSVIGAVMHKLLRQVFGVLKSQRSFDPNFVQIPS; translated from the coding sequence ATGAACAATAATAATGAAGTATATGATGTTTTAGGAATAGACATCAGCAAAGCCAAATTTGATGTTGCACTAATTCAAGGTAACGCCAAAATCAAGAACAAAGTATTTGCCAATAATCCTGAAGGATTTGCTGAATTACAAGAATGGCTCAACCTTCAAAGTATCACAAATTTACATGGCTGCATGGAAGCCACCAGCACTTACGGCAATGCTTTAGCTAGATTCTTAGTAGGATTAGGGTACAAAGTAAGTATCGTTAATCCATCACGCCCCAAAGCCTTTGGCAAGAGTGAGTTAAGTCGCACAAAAACAGACCGTGCTGATGCCAAAGTTATTGCTAGATTTTGTGCTGCCTTAAAACCTGCACCATGGACACCACCAGCATTAGAAATTGAGCAACTCCAAGCATTGGTACATCGTTTAGATAGCTTAACTGCTATGCAGCAGCAAGAGCAGAATCGTCTTGCTACGGCTGACCCAATTTTGGTTGAAGCAATTAACTCTCACATTGATTTTCTCAAAGAGCAAATTGAGATGACCAAGAAATTGATACGTCAGCACTTTGATCAATATCCTCATTTGAAATCTCAACGGGATTTGTTGACTTCCATTCCTGGTATTGCTGAACTGACCGCAACTGTATTACTGGCGGAAATTCGTGATATTTCTGCTTTTGATACTGCCGATCAATTAGCTGCTTTTGCGGGTTTAACTCCCCGTGAGTTCTCTTCTGGTTCTTCGATTCATGGTAAACCACGTTTATCGAAAATTGGTAATTCCCGTTTGCGTAAGGCTTTGTTTATGCCTGCGATTGTGGCTCGTCGTTATAATTCGCCGATTGCTGCTTTCTGCGATCGCCTTACGGCTAAGGGTAAATCTAAAATGTCTGTCATTGGTGCTGTCATGCACAAGCTGTTACGACAGGTCTTTGGCGTTCTCAAGTCTCAGCGTTCTTTCGATCCTAATTTTGTCCAAATTCCCTCTTGA
- a CDS encoding fasciclin domain-containing protein: MTTIVDIAVSNEAFSTLVTAVSAASLVEALQSLGPFTVFAPTNDAFAKLPDGTITTLVQNIPQLARILTFHVVSGKYKKEDLIGVKSLISLEGTQIDIDVSEESFEANNATVIAADIEADNGVIHVIDNVMLMRPHWFYPIMESGKVGVV; the protein is encoded by the coding sequence ATGACCACAATTGTTGATATTGCTGTTAGTAACGAAGCATTTTCTACACTAGTCACCGCTGTCTCTGCTGCAAGCTTAGTGGAAGCCTTACAAAGCCTAGGTCCATTCACCGTGTTTGCGCCTACTAATGATGCTTTTGCCAAATTGCCTGATGGAACAATCACCACATTAGTCCAGAATATTCCTCAACTAGCAAGGATTTTAACCTTCCATGTTGTCTCAGGAAAATATAAAAAAGAAGATTTAATCGGTGTCAAATCGTTGATTTCTTTAGAAGGGACACAAATTGATATTGATGTCTCCGAAGAAAGCTTCGAGGCAAATAATGCCACGGTGATAGCTGCTGATATCGAAGCTGATAATGGCGTGATCCATGTAATTGATAATGTCATGCTCATGCGTCCCCACTGGTTTTACCCAATTATGGAATCAGGCAAAGTTGGTGTGGTGTAA
- the hemE gene encoding uroporphyrinogen decarboxylase, which yields MGGNDRLLRAARGEVLDRPPVWMMRQAGRYMKVYRDLRDKYPTFRERSEIPELAAEISLQPFRAFQPDGVIMFSDILTPLTGIGINFDIIESRGPIIESPIRTQAQVDALTEFDPDTAVPFIRKILSAIKEEVKDQATILGFVGAPWTLAAYSVEGKGSKDYSVIKALAYKEPAIIHSFLTKIAEMVGTYVIHQIECGTQVVQMFDSWAGHLCPTDYKTFALPYQKMVVDKVKAKYPDTPLILYISGSAGVLDLMPKSGVDIVSVDWTVDMADARDRIGHHVPVQGNLDPCVLFAEQSYIRERILEVVAKAGNKGHIMNLGHGILPTTPEDNARFFFDTVKGLGS from the coding sequence ATGGGAGGAAATGATCGCTTGCTAAGGGCAGCAAGAGGTGAAGTACTGGATCGTCCACCAGTATGGATGATGCGCCAAGCAGGAAGATACATGAAGGTGTATCGTGATTTGCGCGACAAATATCCAACGTTTAGAGAGCGATCGGAAATCCCTGAACTCGCCGCCGAAATTTCTTTGCAACCATTTCGCGCTTTTCAACCCGATGGCGTGATTATGTTCTCCGATATCCTCACTCCACTTACAGGTATCGGCATTAACTTTGACATCATCGAAAGCCGTGGTCCAATTATCGAGTCGCCAATTCGGACTCAAGCTCAAGTAGACGCTCTCACCGAATTTGATCCCGACACCGCCGTTCCCTTTATTCGCAAGATTTTAAGTGCGATCAAAGAAGAAGTTAAAGATCAAGCAACTATTCTTGGCTTCGTGGGTGCACCTTGGACATTAGCCGCCTATTCAGTTGAAGGCAAAGGCTCTAAGGATTATTCTGTAATCAAAGCTTTGGCATATAAAGAACCAGCAATCATCCATAGCTTTTTGACTAAAATTGCCGAAATGGTCGGTACTTATGTGATCCACCAGATCGAGTGTGGGACTCAAGTCGTCCAAATGTTCGACTCTTGGGCAGGACATCTTTGCCCAACTGACTATAAAACTTTTGCACTGCCTTACCAAAAGATGGTTGTCGATAAGGTCAAGGCTAAGTATCCCGATACCCCACTGATCCTTTACATTAGTGGTAGCGCGGGTGTCCTAGACCTAATGCCTAAGTCTGGTGTGGATATTGTCAGTGTTGACTGGACAGTTGATATGGCAGACGCGCGCGATCGCATTGGTCATCACGTTCCTGTACAAGGCAATCTCGATCCTTGCGTTTTATTTGCAGAGCAAAGCTATATTCGCGAACGCATTCTCGAAGTTGTCGCTAAAGCTGGAAACAAGGGACATATCATGAACCTCGGACATGGCATTTTGCCAACCACTCCTGAAGACAATGCCCGTTTCTTCTTTGATACAGTCAAAGGACTTGGCTCTTAA